The Populus alba chromosome 6, ASM523922v2, whole genome shotgun sequence genome contains a region encoding:
- the LOC118043861 gene encoding uncharacterized protein — protein MKKMKAAVAAVDFSPPYAAMYEDPRIMLKHQSLMQDYDELYKETEAKKRKLQTMRQKKLTLMAEVRFLRRRYKYLTQNKSQKPPMEQNFVQPQNLVTASKKLKEKNSSGNNASLRPPVPRFDLNQKGKVYIEREATLRNPAPIFDLNKKQKTHIGREVALLNSTIPDLNKKERTCSVKEATVQNNTPIFDLNEISTEEEEHVNGDMLRTEEPKISLMRGASDEMHNDRKLSACRNVGNGSSRAGKRKITWQDQVALRV, from the exons ATGAAGAAGATGAAAGCTGCTGTTGCTGCTGTGGACTTTTCTCCTCCATATGCTGCCATGTATGAAGATCCAAGGATCATGCTCAAGCATCAGAGTCTTATGCAGGACTATGATGAGTTATACAAG GAAACAGAAGCCAAGAAAAGGAAATTGCAGACGATGAGACAGAAAAAATTGACCCTAATGGCTGAAGTCAG GTTTTTGAGACGACGATACAAGTACTTGACACAAAACAAGTCTCAGAAACCCCCAATGGAGCAAAATTTTGTGCAACCACAGAACTTAGTAACTGctagtaaaaaattaaaggagaagAACTCTAGTGGAAATAATGCTTCTCTCAGACCACCAGTTCCACGTTTTGATTTAAACCAGAAAGGAAAGGTTTACATTGAAAGGGAAGCCACTTTGCGAAACCCTGCTCCAATTTTTGACTTAAACAAGAAGCAAAAGACTCACATTGGAAGGGAGGTGGCATTGCTAAACTCAACAATTCCTGACCTGAACAAGAAGGAAAGGACTTGCAGTGTCAAGGAAGCCACTGTTCAAAATAATACCCCAATTTTTGACTTGAACGAAATTTCG ACTGAAGAGGAAGAACATGTTAACGGTGACATGTTGAGAACAGAGGAGCCAAAAATTAGTTTGATGAGAGGTGCAAGTGATGAGATGCATAATGATAGGAAGTTATCAGCTTGTAGGAATGTTGGAAATGGATCCAGCAGGGCAGGGAAGAGGAAGATTACTTGGCAAGATCAGGTGGCTTTGAGGGTTTGA